From the genome of Halorussus caseinilyticus, one region includes:
- a CDS encoding thermonuclease family protein gives MNRRKFLGMMTAAAGGLATAQTAIAADTQLEPNTWYDATVTDVTDGDTIDVTLDSDGTEYEIRVLGIDTPETRRNGRYESVPEWEGIEDDKYLSTWGENAKDYASNQLPDGTSVKIAVDSEEDEKDPFGRLLAYIKYDKNGDGSMDTLYNRDLIEQGYARVYGSSLTKHDDFWNAEDDAQAAGVGVWGRSDPANTTETGDDSVTEVFFPNVSSVRTDTGGLVDSRAPVYAPTNATQSLSGGYDYGGDIPLVGVDSDANTAMVGGLFVNEEHEGAAGQHFVFLTNLIDALSSKSGQVLIDGGHHQFNADYALSSEDAVHYQRYLEGQGIAFEQVNTLDGAGDNALSTARAIVVTSPYEAFTSSEKTALDTFVGNGGAVVLMGSAKSSATSRSNLNDVAAALGSDLRLNDDQVFDGSGDSNFQTSNVDTTNFSLWSAYS, from the coding sequence ATGAACCGGCGAAAGTTCCTCGGAATGATGACGGCGGCGGCAGGCGGTCTGGCAACGGCTCAGACGGCTATCGCGGCCGACACGCAACTCGAACCGAATACGTGGTACGACGCGACTGTCACCGACGTTACCGACGGCGACACAATCGACGTGACCCTCGACAGCGACGGGACGGAGTACGAGATTCGCGTCCTCGGCATCGACACGCCCGAGACCCGGCGTAACGGCCGGTACGAGAGCGTCCCGGAGTGGGAAGGTATCGAGGACGACAAGTACCTGTCCACGTGGGGCGAGAACGCCAAAGACTACGCCAGCAACCAGTTGCCGGACGGAACCTCGGTGAAAATCGCGGTCGATTCCGAGGAAGACGAGAAAGACCCGTTCGGTCGCCTCCTCGCGTACATCAAGTACGACAAGAACGGCGACGGGTCGATGGACACCCTCTACAATCGTGACCTCATCGAACAGGGCTACGCCCGCGTCTACGGGTCGAGTCTGACCAAGCACGACGACTTCTGGAACGCCGAAGACGACGCGCAGGCGGCGGGCGTCGGCGTCTGGGGCCGGAGCGACCCCGCGAACACCACCGAGACGGGCGACGACTCGGTGACGGAAGTCTTCTTCCCGAACGTCTCCAGCGTCCGCACCGACACCGGCGGTCTGGTCGACTCGCGCGCGCCGGTCTACGCGCCGACGAACGCGACCCAGAGCCTCAGCGGTGGCTACGACTACGGCGGGGACATCCCGCTGGTCGGCGTGGACAGCGACGCGAACACCGCGATGGTCGGCGGACTGTTCGTCAACGAGGAACACGAAGGGGCGGCGGGCCAGCACTTCGTCTTCCTGACGAACCTCATCGACGCCCTCTCCAGCAAGTCCGGGCAGGTCCTCATCGACGGCGGCCACCACCAGTTCAACGCCGACTACGCGCTGTCGAGCGAGGACGCGGTTCACTACCAGCGCTACCTCGAAGGGCAGGGCATCGCCTTCGAACAGGTCAACACCCTCGACGGCGCGGGCGACAACGCGCTTTCGACTGCGCGAGCAATCGTCGTCACCAGTCCCTACGAGGCGTTCACGTCCTCGGAGAAGACCGCACTCGACACCTTCGTCGGCAACGGCGGGGCAGTCGTGTTGATGGGAAGCGCGAAGTCGTCGGCCACCTCCCGGTCGAACCTTAACGACGTGGCGGCCGCACTCGGGTCGGACCTCCGACTCAACGACGACCAAGTGTTCGACGGGTCGGGCGACAGCAACTTCCAGACCTCGAACGTCGATACGACGAACTTCTCGCTCTGGAGCGCCTACAGCTAA
- a CDS encoding tRNA (guanine(26)-N(2))-dimethyltransferase yields the protein MHVREGGIEVEVPEQDDEGIGDEVFFNPVQELNRDLTVATLRAYRDREPRAEYYLDAMAASGIRGVRAAAEGWNTTLADIDEEAIDLCERNLERNDLDAEVVHRNANSLMHEEVFDVVDIDPFGTPIPFADAAFANTRDLVCVTATDTAPLCGAHFHSGVRKYGAVPRNTDYHAEMGVRVLLSAMARTAARYDAGVTPILTHATSHYVRTYLELDHSATDANAAIDELGHVYHCEDCLYRDHEYGLVADPLDTCPECDGERMLTAGPLWLGPAHDADFVAAVREELDPEMGTASKAERLLDTLEGELHRPTHYDQHRLCKEWGRAAPGMDEFLGELEDAGFESSRTHYGGTTFKTPATVEQIREATRNS from the coding sequence ATGCACGTCCGCGAAGGCGGAATCGAGGTCGAGGTCCCCGAACAGGACGACGAGGGTATCGGCGACGAGGTGTTTTTCAACCCGGTGCAGGAGTTGAACCGCGACCTGACGGTGGCGACACTCCGGGCCTACCGGGACCGCGAGCCGCGCGCGGAGTACTACCTCGACGCGATGGCCGCCAGCGGCATCCGGGGCGTCCGGGCCGCCGCCGAGGGGTGGAACACCACGCTCGCGGACATCGACGAGGAGGCCATCGACCTCTGCGAGCGAAATCTGGAGCGAAACGACCTCGACGCCGAGGTTGTCCATCGGAACGCCAATTCGCTCATGCACGAGGAGGTGTTCGACGTGGTGGACATCGACCCCTTCGGGACGCCAATCCCCTTCGCGGACGCGGCGTTCGCCAACACCCGCGACTTGGTGTGCGTCACCGCCACCGACACCGCGCCGCTCTGTGGTGCGCACTTCCACAGCGGCGTCCGGAAGTACGGCGCGGTCCCGCGCAACACCGACTACCACGCCGAGATGGGCGTCCGTGTCCTCCTGTCGGCGATGGCCCGGACCGCGGCGCGCTACGACGCGGGCGTGACGCCAATCCTGACCCACGCGACCAGCCACTACGTCCGGACCTACCTCGAACTCGACCACAGCGCCACCGACGCCAACGCCGCAATCGACGAGTTGGGCCACGTCTACCACTGCGAGGACTGCCTCTACCGCGACCACGAGTACGGTCTCGTCGCCGACCCCCTCGACACCTGCCCGGAGTGCGACGGCGAACGAATGCTGACGGCCGGACCACTGTGGCTGGGTCCCGCCCACGACGCCGACTTCGTGGCGGCGGTCCGCGAGGAACTCGACCCCGAGATGGGCACCGCGAGCAAGGCCGAGCGACTGCTCGACACCCTCGAAGGCGAACTCCACCGGCCGACCCACTACGACCAGCACCGCCTCTGTAAGGAGTGGGGCCGGGCGGCACCGGGCATGGACGAGTTCCTCGGCGAACTCGAAGACGCGGGCTTCGAGTCCTCGCGCACCCACTACGGCGGAACCACGTTCAAGACGCCCGCGACGGTCGAACAGATACGTGAGGCGACACGAAACTCGTGA
- a CDS encoding phosphatase PAP2 family protein, whose product MPGRGFGVVETLKKLLPDVVREVFAVLTQLGDAWFIFAAVALLYWFGERDEGAFALATVLGAIALTVALKGLFQLPRPPAAIRAGHASGYGFPSGHAIGATVLWGLLVEALEHGERRWRAVGAAAAIAIVTTSRVVIGVHYVVDVLVGVVVGLAYLAGLLRWAKWRPNRAFVVAAVSALAAVVTAGLTPDSVATVAGVVGAGLTWAAFDAPPESPVEAPAAFAGLAALGVVGYAGNELGLSLATTFGLNLVVPAGILLLPVVVERAKRERSASPT is encoded by the coding sequence ATGCCCGGACGAGGTTTCGGCGTCGTAGAGACCTTGAAGAAACTACTCCCGGACGTGGTTCGGGAGGTGTTCGCCGTGTTGACCCAGTTGGGAGACGCGTGGTTCATCTTCGCGGCCGTCGCGCTCCTGTACTGGTTCGGCGAACGCGACGAAGGCGCGTTCGCGCTCGCCACGGTACTCGGCGCGATAGCGCTGACTGTCGCGCTCAAGGGACTGTTCCAACTCCCGCGCCCGCCCGCGGCGATTCGCGCCGGGCACGCAAGCGGCTACGGGTTCCCCAGTGGTCACGCTATCGGTGCGACAGTCCTCTGGGGCCTCCTCGTCGAAGCCCTCGAACACGGCGAACGCCGGTGGCGCGCGGTCGGTGCGGCCGCGGCTATCGCTATCGTCACCACCTCTCGGGTCGTCATCGGCGTCCACTACGTGGTGGACGTGTTGGTCGGCGTGGTCGTCGGACTCGCCTACCTCGCTGGACTCCTCCGCTGGGCGAAGTGGCGACCCAATCGGGCGTTCGTGGTCGCGGCCGTCTCCGCGCTGGCGGCCGTCGTCACCGCCGGTCTCACGCCCGACTCGGTTGCGACTGTCGCCGGAGTCGTCGGCGCGGGCCTGACGTGGGCGGCGTTCGACGCGCCGCCGGAGTCTCCGGTCGAAGCGCCCGCCGCGTTCGCTGGACTGGCCGCTCTCGGCGTCGTCGGATACGCTGGCAACGAATTAGGACTGTCACTGGCGACGACGTTCGGATTGAACCTCGTGGTCCCGGCGGGAATCCTTCTGCTCCCGGTCGTCGTGGAGCGCGCGAAAAGAGAGCGGTCGGCGTCCCCGACCTAA
- a CDS encoding YhjD/YihY/BrkB family envelope integrity protein, with the protein MPSLGSVVNVGRSVVEEAREQEITFLAASTAYYAFVSLIPLLLLAFTVVSFVASDQLARDVVSQASGLLTATGQEQLIDFITNPQGRGGTTVIGLVVLAWSAIKVFRGFDEAFSTIYATDGETGIADQVKDALLVLTAIGAGVVVLVLTGAATALFPQFPLVGALSTLVQLVALVPVFLPLYVVFPDVDVSIREALPGAVLVTVGWTVLQVLFRIYAGVSSTSPSQFLGTALLLVTWLYFASVLVLLGGVVNVVLADRGSYAERTREPDETRIERKQELLSRYMTDDESAPDIVELRDELRELRADVESFEEDIETRTVEKPEVESELKQYVRKRMRRGHARGWGPYLVLLYGTVMTLGAFFWLRGAWAIFAMAIVWLSTLGLYTLMVMFGFGIGVLSLPGRITDRIGNFRS; encoded by the coding sequence GTGCCCAGTCTCGGAAGCGTCGTGAACGTCGGTCGCTCGGTCGTAGAGGAGGCACGAGAACAGGAGATAACCTTCCTCGCGGCGAGTACCGCCTACTACGCGTTCGTCTCGCTCATCCCCCTGCTCTTGCTGGCGTTCACCGTCGTCTCGTTCGTCGCTAGCGACCAACTCGCGCGCGACGTGGTGAGTCAGGCGTCGGGCCTGTTGACGGCGACGGGTCAGGAGCAACTGATAGATTTCATCACGAACCCGCAGGGGCGCGGCGGGACGACCGTAATCGGACTCGTGGTGCTGGCGTGGAGCGCAATCAAGGTGTTCCGAGGCTTCGACGAGGCCTTCTCGACCATCTACGCGACCGACGGTGAGACTGGCATCGCCGACCAAGTGAAAGACGCACTCCTCGTGTTGACCGCCATCGGCGCGGGCGTCGTCGTTCTCGTGTTGACGGGAGCGGCGACTGCACTGTTCCCCCAGTTCCCGCTCGTCGGCGCTCTCAGCACGCTGGTCCAACTGGTAGCACTCGTCCCGGTGTTCCTCCCCCTCTACGTCGTCTTCCCCGACGTGGACGTGTCGATTCGGGAGGCGCTCCCCGGAGCAGTGCTGGTCACGGTGGGTTGGACCGTCCTACAGGTGTTGTTCCGCATCTACGCCGGGGTCTCTTCGACCAGTCCGTCCCAGTTTCTCGGCACCGCGCTGTTGCTGGTGACGTGGCTCTACTTCGCCAGCGTTCTGGTGTTGCTCGGCGGCGTCGTGAACGTCGTCCTCGCCGACCGCGGCAGTTACGCGGAGCGAACGAGAGAACCCGACGAAACGCGCATCGAACGAAAGCAGGAACTACTCTCCCGATACATGACTGACGACGAATCCGCTCCCGACATCGTGGAACTCCGCGACGAGTTGCGGGAGTTGCGAGCAGACGTAGAATCGTTCGAAGAGGACATCGAGACACGGACGGTCGAGAAACCGGAAGTCGAGTCGGAGCTGAAACAGTACGTCCGCAAGCGAATGCGCCGGGGCCACGCCCGCGGTTGGGGTCCGTACCTCGTGTTGCTGTACGGAACCGTGATGACCCTCGGGGCGTTCTTCTGGCTTCGGGGCGCGTGGGCCATCTTCGCCATGGCAATCGTCTGGCTCTCGACGCTCGGTCTCTACACCCTGATGGTGATGTTCGGGTTCGGCATCGGCGTGCTGAGTCTCCCCGGTCGCATCACCGACCGAATCGGCAACTTCCGGTCGTAG
- the glnA gene encoding type I glutamate--ammonia ligase produces the protein MTDGQISASKESGLTEAEQDVLERIEAENVDFVRLQFTDITGTVKNVSVPASQVEKAFEEGIWFDGSSIEGFVRIQESDMRLEPDPETFAVLPWRSDGDTASARLICDVVNTDGTPFEGGPRQVLKSVLEEAEEMGYSVSIGPEPEFFLFEKDDEGRATTKPHDSGGYFDLAPKDLASDVRREIIFTLEQMGFEVEASHHEVADGQHEINFKYDDALSAADNIATFRAVVRAVAEQNDIHATFMPKPISAINGSGMHSHISLFDDDGNAFADEDDEFNLSETAYKFMGGVLNHAEAFTAVTNPTVNSYKRLVPGYEAPVYVAWSDVNRSALIRVPDAAGASSRFEIRSPDPSCNPYLALAVVIKAGLEGIENDADPGDAVREDIYEFDSEKLDEYGITTLPGSLDSALDELEDDEVVREALGEHVTEKFLEAKRADYADYKTHVSAWEKEKYLEKF, from the coding sequence ATGACGGATGGACAAATCTCAGCGAGCAAGGAGTCGGGGTTGACGGAAGCCGAGCAGGACGTACTCGAACGCATCGAAGCGGAGAACGTTGACTTCGTTCGCCTCCAGTTCACGGACATCACGGGAACGGTCAAGAACGTCAGTGTTCCGGCCTCGCAGGTCGAGAAGGCCTTCGAGGAAGGTATCTGGTTCGACGGTTCTTCTATCGAGGGGTTCGTCCGGATACAGGAGAGCGACATGCGACTCGAACCGGACCCCGAGACGTTCGCGGTCCTACCGTGGCGCTCGGACGGCGACACGGCCAGCGCGCGCCTCATCTGCGACGTGGTGAACACCGACGGAACGCCGTTCGAGGGCGGTCCCCGTCAGGTACTCAAGAGCGTCCTCGAAGAGGCCGAGGAGATGGGGTACTCGGTCAGCATCGGCCCGGAACCCGAGTTCTTCCTGTTCGAGAAAGACGACGAGGGTCGGGCGACCACCAAGCCCCACGACTCGGGCGGTTACTTCGACCTCGCGCCCAAGGACCTCGCCAGCGACGTGCGCCGCGAGATTATCTTCACGCTGGAGCAGATGGGCTTCGAAGTCGAGGCTAGTCACCACGAAGTCGCCGACGGCCAGCACGAAATCAACTTCAAGTACGACGACGCGCTCTCGGCCGCCGACAACATCGCCACCTTCCGGGCGGTCGTTCGCGCCGTCGCCGAACAGAACGACATCCACGCCACGTTCATGCCCAAGCCCATCAGCGCCATCAACGGGTCGGGCATGCACTCCCACATCAGCCTCTTCGACGACGACGGCAACGCCTTCGCCGACGAGGACGACGAGTTCAACCTGAGCGAGACCGCCTACAAGTTCATGGGCGGCGTCCTGAACCACGCCGAGGCGTTCACCGCGGTCACGAACCCGACGGTCAACTCCTACAAGCGCCTCGTCCCCGGATACGAGGCACCCGTCTACGTCGCGTGGTCCGACGTGAACCGCTCGGCGCTCATCCGCGTCCCCGACGCCGCGGGCGCGAGTTCCCGGTTCGAGATTCGGAGTCCCGACCCGTCGTGTAACCCCTACCTCGCGCTGGCAGTCGTCATCAAGGCCGGACTCGAAGGAATCGAGAACGACGCCGACCCCGGTGATGCGGTCCGTGAGGACATCTACGAGTTCGACAGCGAGAAACTCGACGAGTACGGCATCACCACGCTCCCCGGCAGTCTCGACAGTGCCCTCGACGAACTCGAAGACGACGAAGTCGTCCGGGAAGCGCTCGGCGAACACGTCACCGAGAAGTTCCTCGAAGCCAAGCGCGCCGACTACGCCGACTACAAGACCCACGTCTCCGCGTGGGAGAAAGAGAAGTACCTCGAAAAGTTCTGA
- the lrp gene encoding HTH-type transcriptional regulator Lrp, with product MTYENLDAKLVNALLGDGRASLRSLAEDLDVSVTTVSNHLKDLEDQGIIDGYTPKVDYDALGYDVTAIVQLKVEGNALPSVTENLRNHDQMISVYEVTGDYDIIAVGKFTDTDGMNRGIKTLLNDPDIKESNTSVVLNAASEHEQFELAIEDE from the coding sequence ATGACGTACGAAAATCTCGACGCGAAGTTGGTGAATGCACTGTTGGGCGACGGCCGGGCCAGTCTCCGGAGTCTCGCGGAGGACCTCGACGTGTCGGTCACCACCGTCTCGAACCACCTCAAGGACCTCGAAGACCAAGGCATCATCGACGGTTACACGCCGAAGGTGGACTACGACGCCCTCGGGTACGACGTGACCGCCATCGTCCAACTCAAAGTCGAGGGCAACGCCCTCCCCAGCGTCACCGAAAACCTCCGGAACCACGACCAGATGATAAGCGTCTACGAGGTCACGGGCGACTACGACATCATCGCGGTCGGCAAGTTCACCGACACCGACGGCATGAACCGCGGCATCAAGACCCTGCTCAACGACCCCGACATCAAGGAGTCCAACACCAGCGTCGTCTTGAACGCGGCCAGCGAACACGAGCAGTTCGAACTCGCCATCGAAGACGAGTAA
- a CDS encoding helix-turn-helix domain-containing protein: protein MSLIAEFALRSSDLVLASALDAAPDTTVELEQQMATEFGAPVLIFWAFGGGFEQLEAGLERDETVRESNVIEEMGNRKLYRVRLDTENVCAIYPVYQKLGASPMAATGSADGWQRRVRFPDRDSVVEMRRICTDKDVQFRLQRLYTPGDSELEDEFGLSSEQRDALTAAERMGYFDVPREAALEELGEELDISGQSASERLRRGVSKLVSNTLLSDF from the coding sequence ATGAGTCTCATCGCCGAGTTCGCCCTTCGGTCGTCGGACCTCGTGCTGGCGTCTGCTCTCGATGCGGCCCCGGACACGACCGTCGAACTCGAACAGCAGATGGCGACCGAGTTCGGCGCGCCCGTACTCATCTTCTGGGCGTTCGGCGGCGGGTTCGAGCAGTTGGAGGCGGGACTCGAACGCGACGAGACGGTCCGCGAGAGCAACGTCATCGAAGAGATGGGTAACCGGAAACTCTACCGCGTGCGACTCGACACGGAGAACGTCTGCGCCATCTACCCCGTCTACCAGAAACTCGGGGCGTCGCCGATGGCCGCCACGGGGTCTGCCGACGGGTGGCAACGCCGAGTCCGGTTCCCCGACCGGGACTCGGTGGTTGAGATGCGCCGCATCTGCACCGACAAGGACGTGCAGTTTCGCCTCCAGCGACTCTACACGCCGGGCGACTCGGAACTCGAAGACGAGTTCGGCCTGAGTTCCGAGCAACGGGACGCGCTGACGGCGGCCGAGCGCATGGGGTACTTCGATGTTCCGCGCGAGGCCGCACTCGAAGAGTTGGGCGAGGAACTCGACATCAGCGGTCAGTCGGCCTCCGAGCGACTCCGCAGGGGCGTCTCGAAACTCGTCTCGAACACGCTGTTGAGCGACTTCTGA
- the hisH gene encoding imidazole glycerol phosphate synthase subunit HisH produces the protein MSAIGSNEREATAASVVVVDYGLGNLRSVTRGLERAGANVEISDDPEAFGSADGVVLPGVGAFREGVENAGPYREALLDAAESGTPVFGICLGMQMLLTTSEEAERAGEGEVKGLDLIPGTNVRFAEGQKVPHMGWNELNVKRDHPLVEGVDGRYAYFVHSYYAVPDDENAVVATTDYEREFPAIVADQSGTVFGTQFHPEKSGETGLRILRNFVDICRE, from the coding sequence ATGAGTGCTATCGGTAGCAACGAACGCGAAGCGACTGCGGCGTCGGTGGTCGTCGTCGATTACGGACTCGGGAACCTCCGTAGCGTCACGCGCGGACTGGAGCGTGCGGGCGCGAACGTCGAAATCAGCGACGACCCCGAGGCGTTCGGGTCGGCCGACGGCGTGGTCCTTCCCGGTGTGGGGGCGTTCCGCGAGGGCGTCGAGAACGCCGGGCCGTACCGCGAGGCCCTCCTCGACGCCGCCGAGAGCGGAACGCCCGTTTTCGGCATCTGTCTCGGGATGCAGATGCTGCTCACGACGAGCGAGGAGGCCGAACGCGCCGGAGAAGGCGAAGTCAAGGGACTCGACCTGATTCCCGGCACCAACGTCCGGTTCGCCGAGGGCCAGAAAGTCCCTCACATGGGGTGGAACGAACTCAACGTAAAGCGCGACCATCCGCTCGTGGAGGGCGTAGACGGACGATACGCTTACTTCGTCCACTCCTACTACGCCGTCCCCGACGACGAGAACGCCGTCGTCGCCACGACCGACTACGAACGGGAGTTCCCGGCTATCGTCGCCGACCAGTCGGGCACCGTCTTCGGCACGCAGTTCCACCCGGAGAAGAGCGGCGAGACGGGTCTCCGAATCCTGCGGAATTTCGTGGACATCTGCCGGGAATAA
- a CDS encoding thermonuclease family protein, with protein MQRRNFLKLVAAASAGTAAVEGTGTEFVGTARAAVGANCGGSSTIADVEFESGSSLLDSNYEALTDESVVAVWAESSAYNTDADNDGDAYYYSDSTDIPVAAVDGNVVGFGAMLVDDGDANWKYGNEEFVLNVWDEKLGGSGTVLWDEGHGQYYDLSQFSEFESYAENNGYTVTPTSSLISDLSGADAAVITSPSYNFSTSELNDLFDYVNNGGVLFLHGQADYNNYDETENLNDIAGYLQRAFRFNDDEVLDSTNNSGSDYAVLTGNFNTANFNYFQNRSGLGSGGGSGGFDGPKTGTVSSVSDGDTFTVDFDDGTTEDIRVLGIDTPEKKRNQDAELIHEWEGIEDLNYLADWAKSATDYATQEVEGATVTVEIDEEEGAYDPFGRLLGYVYYDKDGDGSRDDLYNLEIIKEGYARVYGSSLTKHDSFWDAEATAQANGTRVWGQSDPNNSSEIRDRNVTDIFFPNTTSVRTSSGAIADSRVPVYAESTASQSGGSVSYSQIPLAGVDEDANVGVVGSPLIDESYESSEGFGVDTSDYENFVFVTNLVDYLSDTTGEILIDGGHGQFGADFALSSEDAAYYQRYLEGQDIAFEQVNTLSSSNLSRGRALIITAPTGCFTSTEVSNINDFIANGGAVVLLGSSSASDAAHQTTNDLANALGTDLRLNDDQVTDSSNNVNNDDTIPYTTNFDTSFPLFGKYS; from the coding sequence ATGCAACGACGGAACTTCCTCAAACTCGTAGCGGCCGCCAGTGCGGGTACGGCGGCAGTCGAAGGCACGGGCACCGAGTTCGTCGGCACCGCGCGCGCGGCGGTCGGCGCGAACTGTGGTGGCTCCAGCACTATCGCGGATGTCGAGTTCGAGTCGGGGTCGAGTCTCCTCGACTCGAACTACGAGGCACTGACCGACGAGTCGGTCGTCGCGGTGTGGGCCGAAAGCTCGGCCTACAACACAGACGCCGACAACGACGGAGACGCGTACTACTACAGCGACTCCACGGACATCCCGGTTGCGGCCGTGGACGGCAACGTCGTCGGCTTCGGCGCGATGCTCGTGGACGACGGGGACGCCAACTGGAAGTACGGCAACGAGGAGTTCGTCCTCAACGTCTGGGACGAGAAACTCGGTGGCTCGGGGACCGTCCTCTGGGACGAGGGCCACGGCCAGTACTACGACCTCTCGCAGTTCTCGGAGTTCGAGTCTTACGCCGAGAACAACGGCTACACCGTCACGCCGACCTCCTCGCTCATCAGCGACCTCTCGGGCGCGGACGCGGCGGTCATCACCTCGCCGAGCTACAACTTCTCCACGAGCGAACTCAACGACCTGTTCGACTACGTGAACAACGGCGGCGTCCTGTTCCTCCACGGACAGGCCGACTACAACAACTACGACGAGACCGAGAACCTCAACGACATCGCTGGCTACCTCCAGCGCGCGTTCCGATTCAACGACGACGAAGTTCTCGACTCCACGAACAACTCGGGGAGCGACTACGCCGTCCTCACCGGGAACTTCAACACGGCCAACTTCAACTACTTCCAGAACCGCTCGGGTCTCGGAAGCGGCGGCGGAAGCGGCGGTTTCGACGGTCCCAAGACCGGCACCGTCTCGTCGGTTTCGGACGGCGACACGTTCACCGTGGACTTCGACGACGGGACGACCGAGGACATCCGCGTGCTGGGCATCGACACGCCCGAGAAGAAGCGCAATCAGGACGCCGAGCTCATCCATGAGTGGGAGGGCATCGAGGACCTCAACTACCTCGCTGACTGGGCCAAGAGCGCGACCGATTACGCCACCCAAGAGGTCGAGGGCGCGACCGTCACGGTCGAAATCGACGAGGAGGAAGGAGCCTACGACCCGTTCGGTCGTCTCCTCGGCTACGTCTACTACGACAAGGACGGCGACGGGTCCCGCGACGACCTCTACAACCTCGAAATCATCAAGGAGGGCTACGCTCGCGTCTACGGGTCGAGTCTGACCAAGCACGACTCCTTCTGGGACGCCGAGGCAACCGCGCAGGCGAACGGCACCCGCGTCTGGGGCCAGAGCGACCCGAACAACTCCAGCGAGATTCGGGACCGCAACGTCACCGACATCTTCTTCCCGAACACCACGAGCGTCCGAACTTCCTCGGGAGCCATCGCCGACTCGCGCGTGCCGGTGTACGCCGAATCGACCGCTTCCCAGAGCGGCGGTAGCGTGAGTTACAGCCAGATTCCGCTGGCTGGCGTGGACGAGGACGCCAACGTCGGCGTCGTCGGTTCGCCGCTCATCGACGAGAGCTACGAGTCCTCGGAAGGGTTCGGCGTCGATACGTCGGACTACGAGAACTTCGTGTTCGTGACGAACCTCGTGGATTACCTCAGCGACACCACCGGAGAGATACTCATCGACGGCGGCCACGGCCAGTTCGGTGCCGACTTCGCGCTGTCGAGCGAGGACGCCGCCTACTACCAGCGCTACCTCGAAGGACAGGACATCGCCTTCGAGCAGGTCAACACCCTGAGTTCCTCGAACCTCTCGCGTGGTCGCGCACTGATTATCACCGCGCCGACCGGGTGTTTCACTTCGACCGAAGTCAGCAACATCAACGACTTCATCGCCAACGGCGGCGCAGTCGTCCTGCTGGGTAGTTCGAGCGCCTCGGACGCCGCCCACCAGACGACCAACGACCTCGCCAACGCGCTGGGCACCGACCTCCGACTCAACGACGACCAAGTGACCGACTCCTCGAACAACGTCAACAACGACGACACCATCCCCTACACGACGAACTTCGACACCTCGTTCCCGCTGTTCGGCAAGTACAGCTAA